DNA sequence from the Pseudomonas tritici genome:
TTGGCATCGGCTAAGTCTGCATACCACGATCAAGTTGATCTAGATGCTTCCGTCCAGTATTGGAGCGTTCGAAAGACTAATCACTCCAAGTATAAAATTTATTGGTTTTTGGCTGTTGTTCTGAGTATGATTTTGACATTTGGCTCGGTGGTTGCTTATTACGGGCTAGGTGGTGCTTCCGGCGTGCCAGAGCTATTCGGCCAGATGAGCCCTGAGGGGGAACATGCTACAGCTAGTGCAAATGTTGAACAGAAAGTTCTGGCGGGAAAGTCACGCTCCGAATTAGCATCAGCGGTCGCTGACTTGGCAGGCGCTGCTTTGTTGATAACTCTTCTTGGGATATTAATCAGAATATCTCTCAGACAGTTCAATACACATTCGCATTTGGCTCTTGAGGCGGAAGAACGAATAACTTTTACGAAGACTTACCTCGCGCTACTCAACGAAGGAAAGTTAAAATCTGAGGAGGATCGGCGCTTGGTTTTGGAAAGTCTTTTTCGCACTACTAAGTCAGGAGGGGCAGATGAAATATCCTTTGCAAGTCCAGTCGAGTTGATTCTGAAGACTATTAGCGATAAAAAGCCTTAGTGTTCCATAGTATGATAAGGGGCTTGCGGGAATATCGTCACGCCCTTTATTTTTGCCATAAAAAGCTCTTAATTAATACGTGCACTCATGAATAAAAGGACTGGAATCCCTACTCTATATTTTTTATCAAGCAAGAGAAGCCTGTCGACAGAGTGGTGCTAGACTTAGCCTCCTAGCTGTACCGGGCGCAAACGCGAAAAAAAATTACGCGCCTTTGATCAACTCAAGCAGATTACTCTCGATGTAATTGTAGGCAAAGCTGTCGTTGTATCCGCCGCAGTCTAATTATGATTTCGTTGCTGCCGGAAGTAACGTTAAAAGATGCAAAACCGAATGCTACCGGCTTATTGCTATTACTATTCTGCTAATCTTTAACGTTCTATACTGGTATCGGGCAGCCCGCCCACCTTGGGGTGTCGAATTTATAAAGTTTGTTGTCTTACGCTCGCTAGGCATGAGCGCTACTGCTGGATGGTGGCGGCTAGTGAGATTTGCATAAACAATAAACTCTCCTCTAATCTTTTCTTTTGCGCACCTGCGTCCCGGGCACATAGGGTGCTTTAATATTTCTGCGCAAGGGATGAGTACCTTATAGAAAGACTCTTTGTAGGGCGCTGGCGTCGAATCGATCCATTTTGCCGATAACAAGCTGACCCAACACCGATCGGGGAAAATCCAGCATTTGTAATGAGTTCATAGGATGGAGCTTGGGTCACCAACTTTTCAGCAACTGGGTCAATCCTATGCTAGCGGGAACAGCCATAAATCAACAGGTGCTCGGACGATGGCACAGGACGACGTCTGTAGCTTGCGTGTGGTTCGAAAATGACCTTAAAAAAGTTACTATGTGTAAGTACCTAAATACGCTTGTGAATATCACATGTAACAGTTAAGACTGAGCCGGAACCCATGACAACATCGAGCCTCAACCCTCCGCGCTTACCATCGCAATCAAATTGGCTAAAATTCATTGAGTTGGAACAGGCGGGTAACCTGGAATGCTTTGGCGGATCGGAGTATCCGCTGTATTCAGATGTAGAGGTTCGGGGCGAAATATCAAGTGGGCTTGGCCCTTACGCGCTTCTGAATGCAGTGCCCATGGGCTCGGGGACTACTGCCGATATCGTAATGGTACTGCGATCCTTCATTTTTGAAGGCCACGAACACGTGAGCTTATCTAATAACCTCAAAACTGACGTCAAACGCTTTCACGGCGGTCATCTCCCAGAGGAAATCACAGCTTTGACTTCACTGGCGCTAGGGATTCGGCTTAAGGCTGGCGATGCGAATCGTTACTTCGATGCGAGTGATCGCCTTGGGAGATTCGTCGCATACAGTTCCCGCCCGTGGCCGTCCCTTTCTGTCAACCCAGGGCGTCCAATCATACCCACGCCCAAAGATGTGTTGCTAAACGACATCCAGGCGCGTTTGACAACTATACCAACACTGAATGCTGGTCTCTATATTGAGCTAGTTAGGGCTGCACGAGCATATCAGGATGCTTTGTGGATTTCCGAGATCGAGCCTCATCTAGCCTGGCTGCTATTTGTATCCGCTATCGAAATTGCAGCGAATGCTCAGTTAGCTTCTGCTGGGTCGTCGACTGAAAACCTCAAGGAACTTAAGCCTGAGCTAGCCAGAATGGTCGAAAATGCTGGTGGAGAGGATTTGTTGAACGAGGTCGCGAAGGACCTTAAGGGTTTATTTGGATCGACCAAGAAATTCCTGATGTTCTGTGAGGAGTTCATGCCGACAGAGCCGTCTGAGAGACCCAGCTTAGATTGGATGAAAATTGAATGGACTTGGTCTGGCCTCCTACCAATTCTCAAGACTGTTTACGCGCTCCGTTCTCATGCACTGCATGCCGGCATTCCTTTCCCCGCGCCTATGTGCCGACAACCTGATCAATGGCGCGATGACAACGTACCGGCTGAGAGAGCTATCACCTCGCTTGCTGTCCAGACCATGAACGGCCAATGGGTACCTAAGGATGCACCAATTGCCCTACATACGTTTCAGTACTTCGCCCGTGGCGCGCTTCTGAATTGGTGGGATCGGATTTCTATTAATACTTGAGGGACAAGTCTCGCTGGTCAAATACGGTGCACATGACTGATCAGGTCGAAAGCAAATGGGGGGCAACCTCGGGCAATTACCCGACTGTGATCTGAATATGGCCGAGAGCAAAATCCTCATGCTCTGAGGAATCCATTCAAAGCATCTGGTCAGGTCCCATGCAAACAGTTGGTCAGGTCCAATGCAAATGGGTGCTCATATACAACGCAAATGGGTGGTCAAGTAGGGTGCAATTTCCCAACCCTGTTTCCGGATTTCCCTGAGCAGAGCAATTGCGGGGATCCAGTGCGGTCGAGCGGCATCTACGCGCTGACGCAGGAATGCCTCAAAAGGCGCAAGCTTGCCCACGCACTCCGCGTGCGGGCCGTAGACGTAGGGCTGGCGCTGGGGTTGTAATTTGAGGTGGCGTCGAATGGTATTGCGTGAGCAGCCCATCTGCCGAGCAATCGCTCGAATAGACAAAGCCTGATGAACAAGAACACTGATTTCCACGTGTTGTTCCTTGGACAGCATGGGGCGGCTCGCAAAAGCTGAATTTTGCCCAAGTGGGTCAGTTTTCAACCGGCAGGGTGGGTCAGTTTTGCATCGGTACCGACACATTGGCATCAGATATTCTTGAATGCTCTTTGAGTCGTACCCAGGATGCTGGTTGGTTGGCAGGCTGTCAGCATCAGCGAAGGGTTGATCAAATGGAGCCGGTTGCATGGGGCTCCCTCTGCCGCGTTGCGATATGGAATCTCTCTTGCCTTCTTCCCAGGATGCATTGCCAGTATGTGATAGTCACCCAGCAAAGCGCATGGCTAGCCGGTAATGACCGGTGACATGATGGATTGAGGTCGACGAGACGAACTGTAAGGCCCAATAGCTGTTGTTTTCGTAGGTTATGCCCACCATTCGACATGGCTAGCGCTCTATCCCAAAACGGTACCTTGAAAATGGACGTTTTCTGTCGTAATGCGATGCAATCGATATGAAACCGCGCAAAATCTTTAAGAAATTCAAAATAAGTTATTCAACAGTTTCATGTAATTCCAATAGATGCGGTGACTTGCTCGGGGCTGGAAAGAATGCTCTGCATTGGAAATCAACGACCCAAAATGCATACACAAAAATCACCATCTATAGAGGTAATGAGCTAAAGCCTGAATTGAAAGGTAATCGCTATGCAATTCAGCTGCTCGTCGATAGATCCTAATCACTTAAAAAAATTAATTGCAAAGACCAATCATTATTTGATAAAAAAAAGGCCAAGCAAGTCATATCTTCGACAGAGGGATAATCTCGTGCCCATCGAACTTGTAGAGGGTCTTCAGGTGATTGCGGCAGGCAAGGCTGCAGTTGTAACTCGTGCTCTTGGGGGGGAGCATGTCGAGGTTGTTCTTGTATCGACGTCAAAGACAGTGGTTGTAAAGCTGTCCGATATAGAGTATCTAAGGCCAACTAATCGTCATAATGTCGTTCCTTTGAGTACAGTTCGGCCGTTAGATGTGCCTGATCAGGAGATGAAAGAGGCATGCCGTCGTTTCGAAATACTAGAAAAGTTAAGAAGTGGCGAATTGAATTTTACAGAAGCATCTTTGGAATTGGGAGTAGCTAAAAGTCACCTGTAAAAACTGCAAAAAAATTTTGACAAAGAACTCGGCCCTATAGGACTTGTAAGGAAGCTTCGAGGAGTAAAGCGAGGAGTGAGTCGGCTGTCGGAGCTCGCACAAGTTGAAATCATGAAATCCATCGCAAAATTCCAAAACGAGGAAAGTATTCCACTGTCGACTGTCTGGAATGATGTGCAGATCGCATGCATGGAGATGGGAATCGCCAGTCCATGTCAGCGGACTGTTGTGAGAAGAATAAAGGCCACGCTCACCGCACGACAGGTAACCCGGTTACGTGAAGGGAAGGCAGTTGCAACTCAAAAGCACGCTGCTAGACCCGGAAAACGCAAAACGGGACGCCCTTTAGAGCTAGTTCAAATGGATCACACGCTTGTAGATATTATTTTGCTTGCAAACGACCGCATTCATATTATAGGTCGTCCATGGCTAACAGTAGTAATAGATGTGAATACGCGTGTGTTGCTGGGGTACTATTTAAGTCTGCATTCTCCTAGCGCTGTCTCTGTGGCCTCGGCTATGTCTCACGCAGTGTTAATGAAAAATGAATTTCTTGAAAGGCTTGATCTTGCTAAATACGCTTATCCTTTTTTTGGTGTGCCAGCGATTGTCTATATGGATAACGCCGGTGAGTTCACGAGCGTTAAGTTTCTGTCGGCGTTAACCCAGGCGCAAATTGCTTACGACCACCGCCCCCTTGGAGCGAAACATTATGGAGGACATGTGGAGCGCTATATCGGCACGATGATGAATAAGGTTCATCTTTTAAACGGCACAACAATGTCAGATTCAAGGGCGCGGAAAGATTTAAGTAAGTGTACTGCGCCTACCATGACATTCAGAGAGTTTAGTCGCTGGTTTTGTCTGCAGGTATTTGAATATCACAATAAAGTACACTCTGGGCTAGGGGAGTCTCCAACCGAGGCTTGGAATAGTTATTTTAAGCCAGCGGGTATAACTCCATATCCTCCGATCGTTACAGATCCGCATCAGTTCCGACTACAGTTTATGCCTACTGACACGCGAGATGTACATCCATACGGTATTCAATTTAAAGGAAAGGTTTATTGGGATCCAATCCTCGAGCCTCATATTGGAGCAAAGAAAGCAATTTTTAAATATGACCCTTTTTCACTAAGCCAAATATGGCTGCGTGTTGATAGTAGCTACATCCCAGTACCATTTTCGGATTTGAGCGAGCCTGACCTTACGTTTGAAG
Encoded proteins:
- a CDS encoding helix-turn-helix domain-containing protein; translation: MQPAPFDQPFADADSLPTNQHPGYDSKSIQEYLMPMCRYRCKTDPPCRLKTDPLGQNSAFASRPMLSKEQHVEISVLVHQALSIRAIARQMGCSRNTIRRHLKLQPQRQPYVYGPHAECVGKLAPFEAFLRQRVDAARPHWIPAIALLREIRKQGWEIAPYLTTHLRCI
- a CDS encoding Mu transposase C-terminal domain-containing protein; its protein translation is MKSIAKFQNEESIPLSTVWNDVQIACMEMGIASPCQRTVVRRIKATLTARQVTRLREGKAVATQKHAARPGKRKTGRPLELVQMDHTLVDIILLANDRIHIIGRPWLTVVIDVNTRVLLGYYLSLHSPSAVSVASAMSHAVLMKNEFLERLDLAKYAYPFFGVPAIVYMDNAGEFTSVKFLSALTQAQIAYDHRPLGAKHYGGHVERYIGTMMNKVHLLNGTTMSDSRARKDLSKCTAPTMTFREFSRWFCLQVFEYHNKVHSGLGESPTEAWNSYFKPAGITPYPPIVTDPHQFRLQFMPTDTRDVHPYGIQFKGKVYWDPILEPHIGAKKAIFKYDPFSLSQIWLRVDSSYIPVPFSDLSEPDLTFEEYRASLCFSGRKIPGTFTDLAVVDSYREAEGIVGESKKLAARSKAHKEEYHLAHPSPHVAAENVSNVDYTRPPKPFNGGKRHGS